The sequence AAAATAAATTCCCGTTCGGCGATGAGTACTTTGACCTTGCATGGGCGGACTATGTGATGGAGCACGTTGAAGATCCAAAGGGTTTTCTAAAAGAAGTGAACCGTGTTCTAAAGCCGGGTGCATCTTTCTTCTTTCGGACGCCGAATAAATACCATTACGTTTCGTTCGTCGGCCGAATGACGCCGCATTGGTTTCATGAGCGCGTGGCCAACCGCGCGCGTGGATTGGCTTCCGATGCGCATGAACCGTATCCGACGTACTATCGTCTTAACAGCGGGAAACAGATATCGGACGGCGCGCGCTCCGCGGGCTTCAGACTTGTCGAGATGAAGTTTGTCGAGGCCGAGCCGAGTTATCTGGTGTTTAATCCGGGCGCGTTCCGGATCGGTGTTGCGTATGAAAGGATTGTAAATCGATATGACGGCTTGCAGGGTTTAAGGTCAAATATCTTCGGACGCTTTGAAAAATGAGGAGCACAAATACTAAGTCGAATAAAATCTGCATCGTCTCCTCATGTGGTGGTCATTTGACGGAAGTGCGGGCGCTCAAGCCGGTGTATGAGCGCTATGAGCATTTCTATGTGCTGAACGACCGTGTATTGCTTCCGAAGGACATGGAGGGCAAAACATATTTCATCCGCCATTCGGAACGGGACTGGGGGTTATTGGTGAATTTATGGGAGGCCTGGCGGATTTTGAGGAAGGAACGACCCGGTTTGATCTTAAGCGCCGGGGCCGGTCCTGCGGTTCCTTTTGCCATTTCCGGCAATATAATGGGGGTTGCATCATTATATATAGAGACCTTTGCAAGGGTGTCCAAACCCTCCCTGACGGGCCGGATCATGTACTATCTTGCGGCCCGCTTCTTCTACCAATGGAAGCCGCTCGAGCGCTACTTTCCGAAGGCGACGTACGGAGGGCTTCTGCCGTGATCTTCGTGACGGTCGGAAACGCGACGCAGGGATTCCGGCGTCTCCTGGACGCGGTCGATCGCATGGCGGGAGATGGCGCATTCGGGAAGGAGACCGTCTTCATTCAGTCCGGAAACAATCCGGGCTTTCGTCCCTCCCA is a genomic window of Nitrospiria bacterium containing:
- a CDS encoding methyltransferase domain-containing protein yields the protein NKFPFGDEYFDLAWADYVMEHVEDPKGFLKEVNRVLKPGASFFFRTPNKYHYVSFVGRMTPHWFHERVANRARGLASDAHEPYPTYYRLNSGKQISDGARSAGFRLVEMKFVEAEPSYLVFNPGAFRIGVAYERIVNRYDGLQGLRSNIFGRFEK
- the pssD gene encoding PssD/Cps14F family polysaccharide biosynthesis glycosyltransferase, which gives rise to MRSTNTKSNKICIVSSCGGHLTEVRALKPVYERYEHFYVLNDRVLLPKDMEGKTYFIRHSERDWGLLVNLWEAWRILRKERPGLILSAGAGPAVPFAISGNIMGVASLYIETFARVSKPSLTGRIMYYLAARFFYQWKPLERYFPKATYGGLLP